The window GCACCTCGATGACCTCGATGGAGAACTCCTGGCCGAACTTCTGGCGCAGGTCGCCACGGATCTTCTCGATCTCCGCACCCTTGCGGCCGATGACGATGCCCGGGCGCGCGGTGTGGATGATCAGGCGGACCTTGCCCCCGGCGCGCTCCAGCTCAAGCCGGGACACCCCGGCCTGGAAGAGCTTCTCCTTGACGTACTTGCGGATCTGGTGATCGGCAAACACGTTGGCCGCGTAGTCCTTGCCGGCAAACCAGCGGGAGATCCAGTTCTTGTTGTATCCCAGCCGAAATCCGTACGGATGTACTTTCTGTCCCACGGTTGCCTCCTAGGACTCTTCCACAACCACGGTGATGTGGGCGGTGCGTTTGAGGATGCGGTTGGCGCGGCCCATGGCGCGGGGCATGATGCGCTTCATGGTCGGCCCCTCGTCGATCACCACCTGCTTGACCACCAGGCTGTCCACGTCCACGCCGGGCAGCTGCTCGGCATTGGCGATGGCCGAATGCAGCACCTTACCGATCATTTCGGCGGCCTTCTTGGGCGTGAACCGCAAGATATTCATGGCGTCCTCAACCGGCAGGCCCTTGATATTGCGGGCCACCAGGCGCGCCTTTTGCGGCGACAGGCGGACGTACTTGGCGATTGCTCTCGTTTCCATGACGGACACCTATCCTTTAGCGTTTGGCCTTGCTCTTCTTGTCGGCGGCGTGGCCGAAGTAGGTGCGCGTGGGCGCGAACTCGCCCAGCTTATGCCCCACCATGTTCTCGGTCACGAACACCGGGATGAACTTGCGACCGTTGTGCACGGCGAAGGTCATGCCCACCATCTCGGGGACGATCGTGGAGCGGCGCGACCACGTCTTGATGACGCGACGGTCCCCACTTTCGGTGGCCTTGTCCACCTTGCGGACGAGGTGCCCGTCGACGAACGGACCTTTCTTAAGCGACCTGGGCATTGGCTACTCCTACTTCTGACCGCGTCGCTTGATGATGAGCCGGGACGACGCTTTCTTCTTGTTGCGGGTCTTGTAGCCCTTGGTGGGCATACCCCAGGGGGACACCGGGTGACGGCCACCGGAGCTGCGCCCTTCGCCGCCGCCCAGGGGGTGGTCCACAGGGTTCATGGCCACGCCACGAACCTCGGGACGCTTGCCCATCCACCGGGCGCGACCGGCCTTGCCGATGCTGATGTTCTCGTGGTGGATGTTGCCCACCTGGCCCACCGTGGCGATGCAGGTCGCCAGCACGTTGCGCACTTCGCCCGAGGGCATGCGCAACAGGGCGTACTTGCCTTCCTTGGCCACGAGCTGGGCGTAGGTGCCCGCCGCGCGGCAGAACTGGCCGCCGCGCCCGGGGTGCAGCTCGATGTTGTGCACCACGGTACCCACCGGGATGCGCGCCAGGGCCAGGGCGTTGCCGGGCTTGATGTCGGCCTTGTCGCCGGCCACGATCTGGTCGCCAACGCTCACGCCCAGCGGAGCCAGGATGTAGCGCTTCTCGCCGTCGGCGTAGTGCAACAGCGCGATGCGCGCGCTGCGGTTGGGATCGTACTCGATGGTCGCAACGGTGGCGGCGATGTCCACCTTGTCACGCTTGAAATCGATGATCCGGTACAGGCGCTTGTGCCCGCCGCCACGACGCCGCGCGGTGACCCGGCCAAAGCTGTTGCGGCCGCTCTTCTTGCGCAGCCCAACGGTGAGAGACTTCTCGGGCGTGGTCGCGGTGATCTCCTCGAAGGTGGAGATGGTCTGGAAGCGCCGGCCAGCCGAAGTGGGTTTCAGTTTACGCGTGGCCATGCTTAGACTCCTTCGAACAATTCGATCTTTTCGCCTTCGGCCAGCGTGACGTACGCCTTCTTGAAGCCGGACATGGTGCCGACCGTGCGACCGAAGCGGGTGCGGGCGCGGGCGCGGCGCTTGACCACGTTGACGCCTTCCACCTTGACGCCGAAAGCCTTCTCCACCGCCTTGCGAATCTCGATCTTGTTGGCATCGGGATGCACGTAGAAGGCGATCTGGTTGGCCACTTCCTTCATGGTCGTGGCCTTCTCGGAGATCAGCGGCTTGATGAGTATCTGCGTGTAGTCCATTACTTCAACCTCTCTTCCACGGCCCTGGCGGCGTCCTGGAACAGCACCAGCTGGGGGTAGCGCAGAACGTCGTACACGTTGAGCAGGTCCTGGCGCAGCACCTTGATGCCGGGGATGTTCCGCGCAGAAAGACTGAGGACGCTATCGTCTTCGGGCAGAACAATCAAGGCTTTTGTCAGCCCGAGGGTCTTGGCCACCAGGGCGAAGTCCTTGGTCTTCACGGCTTCGAGCTTGATGCGGTCCACCACCGTGAGGCTGGACTCCAGCATCCGCGAGGACAGGGCCATCTTCAGGGCCAGCTTGCGCACCTTCTTGTTGACCTTGAACTCGTAGCTGCGGGGCTGCGGGCCGAAGATCGTGCCGCCGCCGGGCCACAGGGGCGAGCGGTTGGAGCCCGCGCGCGCCCGGCCGGTGCCCTTCTGGCGCCAGGGCTTGGCCCCGCCGCCGGACACCAGGCCCTTGGTCTTGGTGGCGTGGGTGCCCGAGCGGAACTTGGCCCGCTGGGCGCGCACCACGAGGTTCAGGATCTCGGGCTTGACCTC is drawn from Desulfocurvus vexinensis DSM 17965 and contains these coding sequences:
- the rplV gene encoding 50S ribosomal protein L22 translates to METRAIAKYVRLSPQKARLVARNIKGLPVEDAMNILRFTPKKAAEMIGKVLHSAIANAEQLPGVDVDSLVVKQVVIDEGPTMKRIMPRAMGRANRILKRTAHITVVVEES
- the rpsS gene encoding 30S ribosomal protein S19, whose product is MPRSLKKGPFVDGHLVRKVDKATESGDRRVIKTWSRRSTIVPEMVGMTFAVHNGRKFIPVFVTENMVGHKLGEFAPTRTYFGHAADKKSKAKR
- the rplB gene encoding 50S ribosomal protein L2, with translation MATRKLKPTSAGRRFQTISTFEEITATTPEKSLTVGLRKKSGRNSFGRVTARRRGGGHKRLYRIIDFKRDKVDIAATVATIEYDPNRSARIALLHYADGEKRYILAPLGVSVGDQIVAGDKADIKPGNALALARIPVGTVVHNIELHPGRGGQFCRAAGTYAQLVAKEGKYALLRMPSGEVRNVLATCIATVGQVGNIHHENISIGKAGRARWMGKRPEVRGVAMNPVDHPLGGGEGRSSGGRHPVSPWGMPTKGYKTRNKKKASSRLIIKRRGQK
- the rplW gene encoding 50S ribosomal protein L23, which codes for MDYTQILIKPLISEKATTMKEVANQIAFYVHPDANKIEIRKAVEKAFGVKVEGVNVVKRRARARTRFGRTVGTMSGFKKAYVTLAEGEKIELFEGV
- the rplD gene encoding 50S ribosomal protein L4, which translates into the protein MAVVKVYDQAKKEVGELTLAPEIFEVEVKPEILNLVVRAQRAKFRSGTHATKTKGLVSGGGAKPWRQKGTGRARAGSNRSPLWPGGGTIFGPQPRSYEFKVNKKVRKLALKMALSSRMLESSLTVVDRIKLEAVKTKDFALVAKTLGLTKALIVLPEDDSVLSLSARNIPGIKVLRQDLLNVYDVLRYPQLVLFQDAARAVEERLK